Genomic window (Zingiber officinale cultivar Zhangliang chromosome 2B, Zo_v1.1, whole genome shotgun sequence):
GGAACCATGGAGAAAATAGCAGATATCACAGAAGTTAGGAGCACTCCCTTGCTAGAGCTAAAGAATGTATGCTTTATGGTAATCTTTGACAACTCTCTACATGTTATTGCATCTTCTAATGCCAAATACTTCTGACTATATGTATTAACAAACAAAAGCAATCCTAGGGAACAAGTGTGGTCTCCGGATGTGGAATTGGATTAGTTATATCTACAAGTTCAAGGACATATATGAGTACAATATTTTCCACAGCGTGGAAAGAGAAACGAGGAGATACCTTTGATAATAGTGTTCGGTCTGTATCATATGTACTCATTTGCCTCATGGTTGTGGTAGTTCCAATAATGGTCCTGTCTGATTATTATGCTTCACATAATTTGGGCAAGAGCATCATCTTTGGGATCTCTGTAGCAGTAGCACTGACCCCACAAATGTTTCCTCTTATTGTAAATACGAATCTTGCTAAAGGAGCCATTGCAATGGCCAGAGACAGATGTATAGTTAAGCGGCTATCTGCCATACAGAACATGGGAGCTATGTAAGTTTGAAATTTCAATGATTCATAAATCCACCTAAATGCACACAAGTCTACAGATGCATTGTAGCATGTTAAAGTTTGTTTTCAACATGTTCTACAACTGCTTAATATtgaatatttatttttcaaataaaaaaaaaaaaaaaaaacaatgatgcAACACTAAAAagagcaagtttagtttcttttcttcTGTTTGCAAACATTTACTATATAACTATGTGACTCCTATTTGTTTTCTTGAGTGAACTTTTAACCTGCCTTTCCCGTCTCCACaatatgttcttagtcaatgttCTTGAACAAATGTAAAGATCAAATAGCATGTCCAACAGGTTGCACAGGCTAAGATTTTTGTGCGGATATATATTTAGGTTTAGTGAAATGCTATTTTACTGCTGCAAACCTGGTATCAGCATACTAGGCAACTGCTATACAAGTCTTGTGCATTCAGCTGCACAGGATTAACTCAAAACCAAAAGCAAGCCAATTCAAAGTGCAGAAAGAAGAAAATCTAAAACAGATAGGAAATGCATAACCAACAATAAGTTATTTTTCTGTATGTCAATGACATGACAGCTGAAAGAAACAAAGCAATAACCATTTAGATGAAGAAAACAAACATCAACTTATTGACTTTTCCATGCTGTAATGAGCTAAGTTTCCATTTTACACCATCTGACATACACACATTTCCACCATCAATTTCTTATAGATCTATGGGTCAGAAATTAACTAGTATGTCTTCTTATATATCAAGTATCCTTCATGTGGTTTAATACATCATAAAGGGAGAAGGTTTCAATTGCTTGTAATTGTTTCTCAAGATTGTTTGTTATGTATGGATTTCTGTTTTCAACCAGACACATGAACAGAAGAATGTACATGCATGAAGACGAACTTGAGATGATCATCCTCTATTGTAATATTtgtgctagaacttcacaagtcACTACTATCGTCCCATATCACACGACCTTTATCATGTTATAAATTGTTTTAGCAACTAGTACATGTTTTATTTTGTAAGTTATCATGGTGAAATTTGAGAAATAACAGCACAGGCATTTACCAAGTGTAGAATTGTCTGTTGAAAAACAGAATATATTATGTATTTATTACGTAAGGTATTATCAGCTATTGACCATTGCTCACTTGAAATGTGAAAGATATTAAACTAACTCCACCTCACGATTTTTTGCAGGGATGTTTTGTGCATCGATAAAACTGGAACACTAACAACAGATTGTGCGCTGATGGTACATCATTTAAATAGTTTTGGTTTTTCAGATGAAAGGGTACTGAGATTTGCGTTTCTAAATTCCTTCTTCAAAACTGAACTTAAAGGTCCTATAGATGATGCAATTCTTGCGTATGCATATATGAATGGCTACAAATTCCAAGTGTCAAAATGGAGAATGATAGAAGAGATTCCAtttgattttagaagaagaaggatgtCTGTGATCGTTGAGGGAGAATTAAACAGCATAAGGGATCAAAAAGGCTCTTACTTGAACACAGCCAAATACGTCATAACAAAGGGGGCACTTGAAGAAGTATTAGGTATCTCTACCTTAATTGAGTACGATGAGAAAGGTGTAACATTGACTTTGACTTCAGAAGAGCGGAAAAGAGTTCTTCAGAAAAGCGAAGAACTGACCAATGATGGCTTAAGAGTTTTGGGAGTAGCAATAAAGAGGACAAGCACAGTATGATCTCATCTCTCCTTTCTAGTTGACATATAATTTGTTAGGACAACATTTTGAAAAGTTTGACAGAGTGTCAGTTTTTTTGAAACATCCTGGACATATTGTATTAAGCTCAACATTTGGGAAAACTTAAGTTCCTGAGTAACAAGCTTTGAATGGGTCATAATTAATATTCAATATTCATGATAGTGAAAAAAAGATTGTGATCCACTATCTATAACCATCATGTATCCAATATCATTTTGAAACCATTGTTTAGGGTAAGGGAATTTCTCCAACTAACTAATGAGGCGTCATAAAAAAATCAATACACGACCATGTACAATGATATAGTTTTTTCTGTCATTTACCAAGCATTTCCATTAAGAATAATAAATCATAAGTTGCCATATACTAGCAGAGTAAGAAACCAAACACTATTGTAGCAGCTTAAGATTTCTCTTCTCCAGAAGTGGGTGGAAGTCATAAAATCGATAATTTGATAGATTAACCTTATTCATGATTATGATCTGATAATGCCAGGCCCGACCTAAATAAAATGTTGAGGGTTATGATAGGCATAGATAACTAGTGTCAATATTTGTCGAAACTTATGAATGAGTCATAACTCTAATTGCAGATGACTACAAATGAAGAGAACAGCCATTCACTAATAGAATCAGACATGATTTTTCTTGGCCTCATTTCCTTCTTTGATCCACCAAAAGAATCAGCTAAGCAAGCACTCTGGCAACTAGCTGAGAAGGGAGTAAAAGCAAAAGTGTTAACTGGTGACTCACTTTCTCTAGCCATCAAAATTTGCAAAGAAGTTGGCATCAGAACTACTCACGTGACAACTGGTCCAGACCTAGATGCTCTTGAAGAAACTGAATTCCATGAGGCTGTCAGAAAAGCCACATTATTGGCCCGTCTTACTCCAACTCAGAAGCTTCGAGTAGTTCAGTCACTGCAGAGAGTAGGCAAACATGTTGTCGGTTTTTTAGGGGATGGAATAAATGATTCTCTTGCACTGGAAGCTGCAGATGTTGGTATCTCAGTTGATTCCGGAGCAAGTGTAGCCAAGGACTTTGCTGACATTATACTGCTTGAAAAGGACCTAAATGTTCTTGTCTCTGGAGTCGAACATGGTAGGCTGACATATGGAAATACAATGAAATACATAAAACTGTCTTTGATTGCTAATATTGGAAGTGTTGTCTCATTCTTTATAGCAACTATGTTGCTGCAATTTGAGCCACTCACTCCCAGGCAGCTTCTTACTCAAAATTTTCTGTATACTCTAGGCCAGATAGCAATTCCATGGGACAAGGTAGATGATGGATATGCCATGGTTCCTCAGGGTTTTTCTGCTAAAGAACTACCAGTTTTCATTATGTGGAATGGCCCAGTTTGTTCAATGTTTGACATTGCCACCTTGTTATTCCTTCGATATTACTATGACGCCAGTGAATATTCAGATGCTGAGTTTGTTCATTCGGCATGGTTTGTTGAAGGCCTCCTTATGCAGACTCTAATCATCCACATGATTAGAACAGAAAAAATTCCCTTTATACAAGATACAGCATCTTGGCCAGTGGTTTTGTCAACTTTAACAATTTCTGCTATTGGGATCACTATCCCATATAGTCCAATTGGCAAAGTTATGGGACTAAGTAAACTTCCACTATCATATTTTGGTTTCTTAGTTGTGCTTTTTCTTGGATATTTTTCACTTGGTCAGGTTGTCAAGAGGATATATATACATGTATACAAACGATGGCTATAAAAGGGAGTCCATTATTCTTCAAAAGCAATGGTAATGGTATTTAGTTTCCTATATCTTCAATGTGAATAATTTTGTCTTAGATAATGATTGTATGAGGTATAAAATAAGATTTTGAGTCTTTTATCCAGGACATAGAAATCAACCTTGGTTTTAGTCCATCTATCAAACATGAGAAGAAAGTCATACTCTGAGCGAAGACTTGATCAGGTGAGGAGCTTCATTGAAAAAAATCTTGATCGCAATTAGCATAAATATGAAATGATGTACAATAATAATCATGTCACTGACCATAGTGTTGTCATACTCATACCCAAGTAAACCCCCTTTCCATGGCTGGGAACAATCACTTTGCCGGTGGGACAATTCAATAAGCACAACTCCTCATGCCCATCAAAGGAGTTTGCTACGGCAGCACTAGACAATATTCATACCACATCCACACTCAACATCATAATATAACAAGAGCAGTAATACACAAATAAAATGATTTATTACTAAACAGCAAGGCTGTGACTCTCTGTTGTGGCTGGAAGAGGCTATACTTTTGCTGCTCAATTTGGAAGGCGAAGGGAAGTGGGTGGAGGAGGAACATTATACACGGCGATAGttccacaaagaggaagaggcgCCAATAGTTAGTGAAGAAAGGGGTAGCACAGACTCCCCAATCCTGAGAAATGCACAAAGAAGGCAGAATGCCAATTTTGTCTAGGCTTCTCCATGGAGATATCTAGAGGGTGCCATATACTACAGTTTTCTACATAATATGTTATGactttttttatataataaacTACTATTTTCTATATTATATACTACAATGTGTGACATCATATGCTACACTTTAGAACTTTCGTTTACTATGCTTTTAAAATCGTATACCATGATTTTCTAAATCATGTACAATGAAACCAATAGTTGTGATGATTTAGAGCATGATAAAGAAGGTGATTTAAAATGGAATCTCTTCTAAACATATATGTCATAGTTCCTTCCTTTGATGAAGGTGAAAATATCTAGATTCACAATCACCACCAACCCTTTTAGAATTTTTGTCATCACTTGCACGATAAGAATTTCGAAAACTCTTGCTACAAGTGATAAACTCCTGTTATCGAATCACTGCAAATGAGAAAACTAAACTCACCAAATCGCGCGTATTGCTAGAAAATTTAACTTTCAGCTAATTCAGAAAGTTTAAGAAAGCGTTTCGATTTGGTCCAAACGACGGTAACTTAATTACTATCGCAGTAGTCTTCTATGTTTTCTCTATCAAAAGTATCCCTATATCACATTTTATTCGGGCAACATCTCCCTGAAAAATCTAGAATTTACAGCAATAAGAACTCATGAAAAAATAGCACCATCCATCAAAAAGTGGGAACTTGTGAAAGCTTTACCTTAGGAACGCGATAAAAGTAGTCGACAAGCGATCAGGAGGTCGAGCGCTGATCTGCTACGATTCAGAAAGGAGAGAGTTTGGCCCGAGAGAGAGAGGGGACGTTACGTTCGAGCAATTACAAATAATAAGGTGCAGTGGTAAAGCATTTTGGACGCCCCAGGTTTAGTGGGGTGGTACGGGACAGAGTGCAATTACCACGCGATCAAGATTCAATTCTACTGAGGTGGATCCGCCATCTCGGTAGCCCTAAAACCGCCCCAAGAAAGATAAATTCAGGTACGGAAGATACAGGGACGATTCAATTCTTACTTAGGACACAATTAagagtttgttaaattattagtAAAGTTGGGACATGGATTATCGCAGTTCGGATCCTTTGTCCCCAAATTTTTCTGTCCCCGTATTTccttgtcgatcggacggatcagattacatctcaaggtatCATGACATCCTTAAGATGTAATTTGGTCTGTCCAATCGGTAAAGAGACATGGAGACAGAAAAATTTGAGGAAAGAGGATCCGAACTGGAATTATCGTGCTTTCTAAATTTATTTGTTAGATGGAATATAAAACTACAATGTCTactttaaaattatgaaattataaGAACTAGACACGGAGATCGAGAAATTTGAGGAAAGAGGATCCGAACTTGAATTATCGTGCTTACTAAATTTATTTGTTAGATGGAATATAAAACTCCAATGTCTACTTTAGAATTATGAAATTATAAGAACTAGACACGAAGACAGAGAAATTTGAGGAAAGAAGATCCGAACTGGAATTATCGTGctttctaaatttatttattagatgaAATATAAAACTGCAACGTCTACTTCAGAATTATGAAATTATAAGAACTCGATATTTAATATATACTAGTAATCATGCACACGCGTCGCgtatgtaatataatacattgaaatcacattataatgaaattatattaattaaagtattttgacattaaaatactaaagtagagtccCTATGAaaacaattaatttaatttaatattatacttatcttagtaaaaaaactaagaaaagtatattttttaacattgtcggcgtaaaatatttatagaatttttttttatcatagtgTTTCCAATTTTAAGaagtgggactaaagagaactatattttttttatataaaacaactaagaaaattaatgatgagaaaaattcataataatattccgcagctgagtctcgaactctagatcgttgattgtttcgcttgtggaattactaataaaccttgaaattatttttagtgtgaatagaaaaaaaaggatattaacgtaaattcattttatgCTTCACCAAATTAGTAAAggaggagatttttaataaaatagtaagatacaaaacaaaatgcaaagcaTTTTGGTAAAAATAAGAGTACCAAAGTTTATGGTTCGGATTTTATGGACAAATATTTTAGAGATGAGCTTCGAAATGGAGGCCAGATCTTCTAGATCGTAAAAAATGGTTCAGGAGATGGTCTTTAAACATACATTAGTGGAATACATGATCCCCACTTATAAAATAGATGAGGATCATTTATCCCCATTAATGTATATTTAAAGATCATCCTCTCGATTATAAAAAAACGGTCTAGAGGATAAGGTGGACGTAGACAAATAGAGGAAATTAGGACCAAACAATTGGTTAATAATCAAATTTATGGaccaattaaattaatttttttaaaaaatatcaaatccaTCCAACTTTCTTacgaaaatcaaataaaccaaactaataaaaaaatgaaataattgggtcaaaaaatgaaataattaaatttttagatagTGGAATTTAGggcaatcgattgatcaattgctCTTTAAACGTGAGCGATAAACGTGGGCCACAAATTAAGAATTTTAAAGTCCAATTCAATCATAGTAGTGGATTGCTATGTATTTATGACTTAATATCAATCGACGGGTAATAATAATAACATAGGAGCGAACTCTTAACATATGTTCggtttaattaaatctaaaattttaaaattaaaattaaattaattaaaccaaATTGATAGATATTTTTTAgattataaataaaattcatagaaaaaggaaaaaaaataatattgcaGACCCGAGGACATCCCGACCCAGCTCAGTCAGCCCAGCGTTCCGGCCCATCAACGCAATTGATCGACTAAGTTATTGAGACGGCCCATTAATAGAGACCATATCTATTTCTTAGTTAGCTTTCTTGTTTATCATCTCCTCTTTTCTGTATGTTTATCGTCTTCTCGGTTTGTCTGATTGGAGCCATAGATTGCGAAATTCGAAGCCATGATCAATCATTCAAGCAGGTCGCAGGAGTCGCAACCAAACCATGTGCGCCCCATGTGCGCCCCTGCGGCACGGATGTACCTTGGAAATTATGCACCTGCTCCTGCTTTAATGCCGACTGTCTTTTTCCTTctcgtttattttattttattttattttatttattccccTCCGCAATTAAACCAAAAGCTCAAGAAGAGCTCCATCTCTCTTTGTCAACCAACCTAATGATGGTtagagaaaaaggaaacaatgagaaaaagaaaagagatcctttctttcctctcctgcTCATCTTTCCTTCTCCTCTAACATCTGTTTGACTAATCTGCAACTTACCAGTACATTGGTGAAAAGGCCATCGCAGTCTTGCAGAAGACACCCCCTCTCTCTCATGAATCATGACTCCTTCCAGCTTTTCTTGTTCACATGCCTGCCTGCCTTCCTTACATGCCATGTATCATGTGTCACTCATTCAACAACAGTCAAAATCAGATTCCCAAACCGGCGAAAGAGAAAGGGAGATTGTTGTCTGCTAATTAATGGCTTGATTTACTAAGCGGAAAGCACAAATGAGGCCGCTGCAATTTACTTCTTTGTTTCTGGCACAGCAACTGTGGTTCCCTTTCACTGGACTGCGTCTCCTATTACGGACACGATCCCCCATTTAAACGCTTCCATTTCTGTGTGCGTTGCTGAAGAAAGGCGCTACAAGAACTTTGGAAGCCGTCGCCGCTGCTTTATTCTCGCGCTCCCCGGGCAGGGCTTGGTTCATGGCAGAATGAGATGGTCGTATTAAGATGAGAGCACTGAGGGATGTATTTCTCTTCTTAGCTCTTCTCAATCTCCTCCCTGTTTCCTCCATGGACGAGCCCCTGCTATCGTCCCCTGAGGTAGATATCGGTTCATTTGTTGCCGGGGGAAAAAATCTGCGGCTAGATGTGTCTTTTCTATCTGAATCGGTTAAAAGATGCAGTTTTTCTGTGGAATTTTGTttaaagttttgatttttctaaCGGCGAACAGGCGATGGCGATGGGGGGAGAGAAGATCCGGTTGGGTTCGACGCCGCCGAGCTGCCACAACCGTTGCAACCGGTGCAACCCTTGCACGGCAGTGCAGGTGCCGGCGCCGCCAGTGGGCTCAGGCGGCGTCGGAAGGCGGGCGGGGCCGGAGACCGCCCCGCCGACCGTCGGCAACCAGCTCTACTCCGACTACAAGCCGCTCGGGTGGAAGTGCCGGT
Coding sequences:
- the LOC122047299 gene encoding magnesium-transporting ATPase, P-type 1-like; this encodes MDAPNSLRQSLLGKHHPLSRSNNKHGILQAISGCLRRLLEARKNVSGPSEAEERVRSWIYALAQSEKNLTFEYVHSTERGLSFKEAESRLREAGKNIPIDHNFSGWWQLWCTAFINPFNMILVVMAALSYLASDNANGSIMLILVLTSVGIRFQQDYKSSRAAMQLSEYLRSQIRVQRCAGRIIQKELVVQIDYRDIVPGDIIHFSPGDLFPGDVRLLISKDLIVSQSSLTGESGTMEKIADITEVRSTPLLELKNVCFMGTSVVSGCGIGLVISTSSRTYMSTIFSTAWKEKRGDTFDNSVRSVSYVLICLMVVVVPIMVLSDYYASHNLGKSIIFGISVAVALTPQMFPLIVNTNLAKGAIAMARDRCIVKRLSAIQNMGAMDVLCIDKTGTLTTDCALMVHHLNSFGFSDERVLRFAFLNSFFKTELKGPIDDAILAYAYMNGYKFQVSKWRMIEEIPFDFRRRRMSVIVEGELNSIRDQKGSYLNTAKYVITKGALEEVLGISTLIEYDEKGVTLTLTSEERKRVLQKSEELTNDGLRVLGVAIKRTSTMTTNEENSHSLIESDMIFLGLISFFDPPKESAKQALWQLAEKGVKAKVLTGDSLSLAIKICKEVGIRTTHVTTGPDLDALEETEFHEAVRKATLLARLTPTQKLRVVQSLQRVGKHVVGFLGDGINDSLALEAADVGISVDSGASVAKDFADIILLEKDLNVLVSGVEHGRLTYGNTMKYIKLSLIANIGSVVSFFIATMLLQFEPLTPRQLLTQNFLYTLGQIAIPWDKVDDGYAMVPQGFSAKELPVFIMWNGPVCSMFDIATLLFLRYYYDASEYSDAEFVHSAWFVEGLLMQTLIIHMIRTEKIPFIQDTASWPVVLSTLTISAIGITIPYSPIGKVMGLSKLPLSYFGFLVVLFLGYFSLGQVVKRIYIHVYKRWL